Proteins found in one Zea mays cultivar B73 chromosome 1, Zm-B73-REFERENCE-NAM-5.0, whole genome shotgun sequence genomic segment:
- the LOC103630770 gene encoding uncharacterized protein isoform X3 — MDKVLLDTFVDYYNKGDRCQNGWKSHVYTAAVKNVCEKCNVTITKENISSRSKTFDKHYNIINGLLSTSGFGWDWEKNKLKVDSDTVWDEYVERNKEAKGYRHKVVKFWDLLSLVYNKDQANGEGAKTAAESSKEMAKENDTGGKDAPYSVSSSSSLKRQRSDDPFNSIWCDKFDMLTSALKDDGPKLPSSAEVLAALQEVEGLDEDTELELYDILTSNARKFESMMALPMERRKRWLMMQLRK, encoded by the exons ATGGATAAGGTACTCCTCGATACGTTTGTGGACTATTACAATAAAGGTGATAGATGTCAGAATGGGTGGAAGTCTCATGTATACACAGCTGCTGTGAAGAATGTTTGTGAGAAGTGCAATGTCACCATTACAAAGGAAAATATTAGCTCTCGCAGCAAGACCTTTGATAAGCACTACAATATCATTAATGGTTTGTTGTCCACTAGTGGTTTTGGATGGGATTGGGAGAAGAACAAGCTCAAAGTTGATAGTGACACCGTATGGGATGAGTATGTTGAG AGGAATAAGGAAGCAAAAGGATATAGACATAAGGTTGTGAAGTTTTGGGATCTACTGAGCCTAGTGTACAATAAAGACCAAGCAAATGGAGAGGGTGCTAAAACAGCAGCTGAAAGTTCAAAGGAAATGGCAAAAGAGAATGATACCGGAGGCAAGGATGCTCCATATTCTGTATCTTCCTCGAGTAGTTTAAAAAGACAAAGATCAGATGATCCATTTAACTCTATATGGTGTGATAAGTTTGACATGCTTACATCTGCATTGAAAGATGATGGTCCAAAGCTACCCTCTTCCGCCGAAGTTCTCGCCGCATTACAAGAGGTTGAAGGACTTGATGAAGACACTGAACTTGAGCTTTATGACATCCTCACCTCTAATGCACGCAAGTTTGAGTCAATGATGGCACTCCCAATGGAAAGGAGGAAGAGGTGGCTTATGATGCAGCTAAGGAAGTGA
- the LOC103630770 gene encoding uncharacterized protein isoform X2: MATSDKKTRGYVPWNDEMDKVLLDTFVDYYNKGDRCQNGWKSHVYTAAVKNVCEKCNVTITKENISSRSKTFDKHYNIINGLLSTSGFGWDWEKNKLKVDSDTVWDEYVERNKEAKGYRHKVVKFWDLLSLVYNKDQANGEGAKTAAESSKEMAKENDTGGKDAPYSVSSSSSLKRQRSDDPFNSIWCDKFDMLTSALKDDGPKLPSSAEVLAALQEVEGLDEDTELELYDILTSNARKFESMMALPMERRKRWLMMQLRK, from the exons GACAAGAAAACAAGGGGCTATGTTCCTTGGAATGATGAGATGGATAAGGTACTCCTCGATACGTTTGTGGACTATTACAATAAAGGTGATAGATGTCAGAATGGGTGGAAGTCTCATGTATACACAGCTGCTGTGAAGAATGTTTGTGAGAAGTGCAATGTCACCATTACAAAGGAAAATATTAGCTCTCGCAGCAAGACCTTTGATAAGCACTACAATATCATTAATGGTTTGTTGTCCACTAGTGGTTTTGGATGGGATTGGGAGAAGAACAAGCTCAAAGTTGATAGTGACACCGTATGGGATGAGTATGTTGAG AGGAATAAGGAAGCAAAAGGATATAGACATAAGGTTGTGAAGTTTTGGGATCTACTGAGCCTAGTGTACAATAAAGACCAAGCAAATGGAGAGGGTGCTAAAACAGCAGCTGAAAGTTCAAAGGAAATGGCAAAAGAGAATGATACCGGAGGCAAGGATGCTCCATATTCTGTATCTTCCTCGAGTAGTTTAAAAAGACAAAGATCAGATGATCCATTTAACTCTATATGGTGTGATAAGTTTGACATGCTTACATCTGCATTGAAAGATGATGGTCCAAAGCTACCCTCTTCCGCCGAAGTTCTCGCCGCATTACAAGAGGTTGAAGGACTTGATGAAGACACTGAACTTGAGCTTTATGACATCCTCACCTCTAATGCACGCAAGTTTGAGTCAATGATGGCACTCCCAATGGAAAGGAGGAAGAGGTGGCTTATGATGCAGCTAAGGAAGTGA